In Fusobacterium sp., one genomic interval encodes:
- a CDS encoding bacterial transcriptional activator domain-containing protein has translation MDKTRINIYLLSTPRIEIDGREIFHEISSKGAGLIFYLCMNSKKKFFKNILAEIFWPESSAEKSSSNLRQVLFNIKKVLEKNGVLNPMIISEKGKCFISEEFELWIDVKEFYKNIDNGIKNSDAALLKKASDLYEQGFFEGFFVKGSAVLDEWIMFEREHISRLLQDGIYMAAEVYEKQGEIEKGENLLKKLLKINNLTEETHLKLMELYLKNNERYKAVQQYNICAEILRKELNISPSQKLKEIYEEIINTKNREQIFQEALPKKSSVKEIKFFNNYILEEGAEVLETFLKKQKGEYIFLHTGNQIFQMLEGEGIYNLLEKIIFIKEYHYKNSKEELAVLFPELDSSQEKKEESSEIKIFYVIRKFLEEAANKKNIIAVFRNFIELDERSRKLFYYLFQNVKNEKLVIVGTYKKSRETEKIINAVENRIGEELLWKKKD, from the coding sequence ATGGATAAAACAAGAATAAATATATATCTTTTAAGTACTCCAAGAATAGAGATAGATGGCAGGGAGATATTTCATGAGATAAGCAGCAAAGGAGCAGGGCTTATTTTTTATCTGTGCATGAACAGCAAAAAGAAATTTTTTAAAAACATTCTAGCAGAAATTTTCTGGCCTGAATCTTCAGCAGAAAAATCAAGTTCAAACCTCAGACAGGTACTTTTTAATATAAAAAAGGTATTGGAGAAAAATGGAGTATTAAATCCTATGATTATTTCAGAAAAGGGAAAGTGTTTCATAAGTGAGGAGTTTGAACTTTGGATTGATGTAAAAGAGTTTTATAAAAATATAGATAATGGAATAAAAAATTCTGATGCAGCTCTTTTGAAGAAAGCTTCTGACTTATACGAACAGGGATTTTTTGAAGGATTTTTTGTAAAAGGAAGTGCTGTTCTTGATGAATGGATAATGTTTGAAAGAGAACACATATCAAGACTTCTTCAAGATGGGATCTATATGGCTGCGGAAGTATATGAAAAACAGGGAGAGATAGAAAAAGGGGAAAATTTATTAAAAAAACTTTTAAAAATAAATAATCTCACAGAAGAAACTCATCTGAAACTAATGGAGCTCTATTTAAAAAACAATGAAAGATACAAAGCTGTTCAACAGTATAATATCTGTGCAGAAATTTTGAGAAAGGAATTAAATATAAGTCCTTCACAGAAATTGAAAGAAATTTATGAAGAAATTATCAATACCAAAAACAGGGAACAAATTTTTCAGGAGGCTCTGCCAAAAAAATCTTCGGTCAAAGAGATAAAATTTTTTAATAACTATATTCTTGAAGAGGGGGCAGAGGTTCTTGAAACATTTCTGAAGAAACAAAAGGGGGAATATATATTTCTGCATACTGGAAATCAAATTTTTCAAATGTTAGAAGGAGAGGGAATATATAATCTTCTGGAAAAAATTATTTTTATAAAAGAGTACCACTATAAAAATTCAAAGGAAGAACTAGCAGTATTATTTCCAGAATTGGACAGTTCCCAAGAAAAGAAAGAGGAAAGTAGTGAAATAAAAATTTTTTATGTAATAAGAAAATTTCTGGAGGAAGCAGCAAATAAAAAGAATATAATAGCTGTTTTTAGAAATTTTATTGAATTAGATGAAAGGAGCAGAAAACTTTTTTATTATCTTTTTCAAAATGTGAAAAATGAAAAGCTAGTAATAGTAGGAACTTATAAAAAAAGTAGGGAAACAGAAAAAATTATAAATGCAGTAGAAAACAGGATAGGGGAGGAATTGTTATGGAAGAAAAAGGATTGA
- a CDS encoding amidohydrolase, whose amino-acid sequence MFLKQNKNGMLPDTIIYNGKFVSMNERGDIYSLIGIKDGKIIEVSKNNLLDDKLSFGVNIINLEGKTVLPGFYDCNVHAVQNGIGHYCIKIETKKRGEFLKKLQKTVKEYKKNQLIWCIGFNWEEKERLNRWDLDRISSLHPIVVSKDEIHSTIVNTYAYNLLAIPSTLNGVVKDEKGMPTGYLFGEASGFARKKIQKLFINYKMKEQAMKMTVNEALRNGVTTLNAMEGGAFFDDEDIEIVQKYEKKNKIDISIYAQNTDIEKAVEFGLEKIGGNFYLDGTISSKTAALYESYENEPENYGILYFSQEELNKFVLDAHKKNMQIALSCIGERAIDQALEAYENAIKSYGRKNHRHRLEHFVLPNDEQIKRAVQLGIIFSMQPGYDNKWGGKNGKYIKNIGERYKRANPIGKVIKFGGVVAGGSESNITPLSPIYGIYSAVNHTEEENRINIDEAIKLYTVNAAYANFEEDRKGKIERGFDADLVVLDKDILTIKKEQIKDVKILKTIKYGELVYG is encoded by the coding sequence TTGTTTTTGAAGCAGAATAAAAATGGTATGTTGCCAGATACTATTATTTATAATGGAAAATTTGTATCAATGAATGAAAGAGGAGATATTTATTCTTTGATAGGAATTAAAGATGGAAAGATTATAGAGGTTTCAAAGAATAATTTATTGGATGATAAATTAAGTTTTGGAGTAAATATTATAAATTTAGAAGGAAAAACAGTTCTTCCAGGATTTTATGACTGCAATGTTCATGCAGTACAAAATGGAATAGGGCATTATTGTATAAAAATTGAAACAAAAAAAAGAGGGGAGTTTTTAAAAAAACTACAGAAAACTGTGAAGGAATATAAAAAAAATCAGCTTATATGGTGTATAGGATTTAACTGGGAAGAGAAGGAAAGATTAAATCGTTGGGATTTAGACAGAATTTCTTCTCTCCACCCTATTGTTGTGAGCAAAGATGAAATACATTCTACTATTGTCAATACTTATGCCTATAATTTACTGGCAATTCCATCTACTCTCAATGGAGTAGTGAAAGATGAGAAAGGAATGCCTACAGGATATCTTTTTGGAGAGGCCAGTGGTTTTGCCAGAAAAAAAATACAGAAGCTTTTTATAAATTATAAAATGAAAGAGCAGGCTATGAAGATGACAGTGAATGAGGCATTAAGAAATGGAGTTACCACTCTGAATGCCATGGAAGGAGGAGCTTTTTTTGATGATGAGGATATAGAGATAGTACAGAAGTATGAGAAAAAAAATAAAATAGATATATCTATATATGCTCAAAATACAGATATAGAAAAAGCTGTAGAATTTGGTTTGGAAAAAATAGGAGGAAACTTTTATTTAGATGGAACTATTTCTTCTAAGACAGCAGCTCTCTATGAATCTTATGAAAATGAGCCAGAAAATTATGGGATTCTCTATTTTTCCCAGGAAGAATTAAATAAATTTGTATTAGATGCACATAAAAAAAACATGCAGATAGCTCTTTCCTGTATAGGAGAAAGAGCTATAGATCAAGCTTTAGAAGCCTACGAAAATGCGATTAAAAGTTATGGGAGAAAAAATCACAGACATAGACTGGAGCATTTTGTTCTTCCAAATGATGAACAGATAAAAAGAGCAGTACAATTAGGGATAATTTTTTCTATGCAACCAGGTTATGATAACAAATGGGGAGGAAAAAATGGAAAATATATCAAAAATATAGGTGAAAGATATAAAAGAGCTAATCCAATTGGAAAGGTTATCAAATTCGGGGGAGTTGTAGCAGGGGGATCAGAAAGTAATATAACACCTCTTTCACCTATTTATGGAATCTATAGTGCTGTAAATCATACTGAAGAGGAAAATAGAATAAATATAGATGAAGCTATTAAACTATATACTGTAAATGCTGCCTATGCTAATTTTGAAGAGGATAGAAAGGGAAAAATAGAAAGAGGTTTTGATGCAGATTTAGTTGTTTTAGACAAAGATATTTTAACTATAAAAAAAGAACAGATAAAAGATGTAAAGATATTAAAAACTATAAAATATGGTGAACTAGTATATGGATAA
- a CDS encoding amidohydrolase, translating into MDMIIFNGKGYTMDNNNSRFTAVSIKDGLIYSVGSNEEILREKTSKTKLIDAQGKMILPGFNDSHMHLLSYGYSLEMVDLNDCKSVNEMKSRIRKYITENKIEKGQWIEGRGWDDNLFLDKKMPSAKDFDEEFKEYYIVLTRTCAQVSVVNTKVLKLAGIFKHPVQIEGGTIEIGCNGDATGILTGLATEIVYKIIPKLTTEQIERAILKASNKYTSSGITSVQTDDFELLRAGTFRDILKVYFKLDRENKLPIRVNLMLHLATLEEIKDFMTLGLKSGDGSPYFKIGPFKTIIDGSLGVRTAALREPYSDNPEDRKNNAGEMYLTKNELRELHNYAFENGFQLVSDAIGDRAMRSILDVYIEILEKNKGKDLRFGIDHCQITTEGIIEDFVKYNIIGGLEFIFLSSDIDMLEDRVGEKRRKESYNFKKFYDLGCVIAAGSDSPVEEYNPLHGIYAAVTRKTYNYLPEGGYNPEQKISVEQGIRAFTTGPAYATFEENKKGSLEVGKYADIVILDEDLYEAEPDHIKDIKILKTIIGGKIVFEAE; encoded by the coding sequence ATGGATATGATTATTTTTAATGGTAAAGGTTATACTATGGACAACAATAATTCTAGATTTACTGCTGTAAGTATAAAAGATGGATTGATTTATTCTGTTGGAAGTAATGAAGAGATTTTAAGAGAGAAAACTTCAAAAACCAAATTGATAGATGCCCAAGGAAAAATGATACTTCCAGGTTTTAATGACAGTCATATGCATCTTTTAAGTTATGGATACAGTTTGGAAATGGTGGATCTCAATGATTGTAAAAGTGTAAATGAAATGAAATCAAGGATAAGAAAATATATAACTGAAAATAAAATTGAGAAAGGACAATGGATAGAGGGAAGAGGATGGGATGATAATCTATTCCTAGATAAAAAAATGCCATCAGCAAAGGATTTTGATGAAGAATTTAAAGAATATTATATTGTGCTGACTCGAACTTGTGCTCAAGTTTCTGTAGTAAATACAAAAGTATTAAAATTGGCTGGGATATTTAAACACCCTGTTCAAATAGAAGGGGGAACTATTGAAATAGGTTGTAATGGAGATGCTACAGGAATTCTTACAGGGCTGGCTACAGAAATAGTATATAAAATAATTCCTAAATTGACAACTGAACAGATAGAAAGAGCTATTTTAAAAGCTTCAAACAAATATACAAGTTCAGGAATTACCTCTGTTCAAACAGATGACTTTGAACTTTTGAGAGCAGGAACATTTAGAGATATATTGAAAGTTTATTTTAAATTAGATAGGGAAAATAAACTTCCAATTCGTGTAAATCTTATGTTACATCTGGCTACTTTAGAAGAGATAAAAGATTTTATGACACTGGGATTAAAAAGTGGAGATGGAAGCCCATATTTTAAAATAGGTCCTTTTAAAACTATAATAGATGGTTCACTGGGTGTAAGAACAGCAGCATTGAGAGAACCATATTCAGATAATCCTGAAGATAGAAAAAATAATGCAGGAGAGATGTATCTTACAAAAAATGAATTAAGAGAACTTCATAACTATGCTTTTGAAAATGGTTTTCAATTAGTATCAGATGCCATTGGTGACAGAGCAATGAGAAGTATTTTAGATGTATATATAGAGATATTAGAGAAAAATAAGGGAAAAGATCTTCGTTTTGGAATAGATCATTGTCAGATAACAACTGAAGGGATAATAGAAGATTTTGTAAAATATAATATTATAGGAGGACTGGAATTTATATTTTTATCTTCAGATATTGATATGTTGGAAGATAGAGTAGGAGAAAAAAGAAGAAAGGAATCATATAATTTTAAAAAATTTTATGATTTAGGTTGTGTAATAGCTGCTGGTTCAGACAGCCCTGTTGAAGAATACAATCCTCTTCATGGGATATATGCAGCAGTGACAAGAAAAACATATAACTATCTTCCAGAGGGAGGATATAATCCAGAACAGAAAATAAGTGTAGAGCAGGGAATAAGAGCTTTTACAACAGGGCCAGCTTATGCAACATTTGAAGAGAATAAAAAAGGAAGTTTAGAGGTTGGAAAATATGCAGATATAGTTATTTTAGATGAAGATTTATATGAAGCAGAACCTGATCATATTAAAGATATAAAAATATTGAAGACTATCATAGGAGGGAAAATTGTTTTTGAAGCAGAATAA
- a CDS encoding amidohydrolase: MEKQLLKNAVIYTMDDEKPQAENIYIENGKIKKIDMNINEIPEGTKIIDMEGKCLLPGFHDSHMHMLNTGINLIEAVDLKSAESIDDIIKFTKEHIEKNNIPAGNWVLGFNWNHEKLEEKRMPDKNDLDKISTEHYIFLKRICIHIASVNSKVLELSLSDKKIQLENKNIGKDKNGKPNGLIYEEVINEFLEKRLSYTVEELENIMKKTLKLIAAKGLTVIQTDDMNFFSKDTDRLNILQAFQNLYNKGKLPIRIFEQLQISEFSTLQLLMKKREELGENEYFNIKTVKVLLDGSLGGWTAALNHSYADAPDKTGILNFSDEELYKICDYCYSKKIQIACHAIGDRAIDQILNIIEKIKEKYNNIDLRPRIVHCQLPIYRQIKKMKELEVIADIQPMFVPSDYELAEKRIDKKYRDNIYAWKILLKNGISLSGSSDSPVEDFAPLSGIRAAVERTTEDGKPLGGWRPFEKLTLKEALELYTTGSAYSIGMENIMGKIKEEYYADIVVLNEDIYIAENIDRINIEKILVNGK; this comes from the coding sequence ATGGAGAAGCAATTACTGAAAAATGCAGTAATTTATACAATGGATGATGAAAAACCACAGGCTGAAAATATCTATATAGAAAATGGAAAAATAAAAAAAATAGATATGAATATTAATGAAATACCAGAAGGAACAAAAATTATTGATATGGAGGGAAAATGTCTGTTACCTGGATTTCATGATAGTCACATGCATATGCTGAATACAGGAATAAATCTTATAGAAGCAGTAGATCTCAAAAGTGCAGAATCAATTGATGATATAATAAAGTTCACAAAAGAGCATATTGAAAAAAATAATATCCCTGCTGGAAATTGGGTATTGGGATTTAACTGGAATCACGAGAAGCTGGAAGAGAAAAGAATGCCAGATAAAAATGATTTAGATAAAATATCTACAGAACATTATATTTTTTTGAAAAGAATCTGTATTCATATAGCCAGTGTGAATAGTAAAGTCTTGGAACTTTCTCTAAGTGATAAAAAAATACAGCTGGAAAATAAAAATATAGGTAAAGATAAAAATGGAAAACCTAATGGATTGATATATGAAGAAGTAATCAATGAATTTTTGGAAAAAAGACTTTCATATACTGTTGAAGAACTGGAAAATATAATGAAAAAAACTTTGAAGCTAATAGCAGCAAAAGGACTTACAGTAATACAGACAGATGATATGAACTTTTTTTCAAAGGATACAGACAGATTAAATATATTGCAGGCTTTTCAAAATCTTTATAACAAAGGAAAACTTCCTATAAGAATATTTGAGCAGTTACAGATAAGTGAATTTTCAACTTTACAGCTCCTTATGAAAAAAAGAGAAGAACTTGGAGAGAATGAATATTTTAATATAAAGACTGTAAAGGTTTTATTAGATGGTTCACTTGGAGGATGGACAGCAGCTCTAAATCATTCTTATGCTGATGCTCCTGATAAAACTGGAATATTAAATTTCAGTGATGAAGAACTTTATAAAATATGTGACTACTGTTACTCAAAGAAAATACAGATAGCCTGTCATGCTATTGGTGACAGAGCAATAGATCAAATTTTAAATATTATAGAAAAAATAAAAGAAAAATATAATAATATAGATTTAAGACCAAGAATTGTACACTGCCAGCTTCCTATTTACAGGCAGATAAAAAAAATGAAGGAATTAGAAGTGATTGCAGATATTCAGCCAATGTTTGTACCATCAGATTATGAACTAGCAGAAAAAAGAATTGATAAAAAATATAGAGATAATATTTATGCGTGGAAGATATTATTAAAAAATGGAATCTCTCTATCAGGAAGTTCAGATAGTCCAGTAGAAGATTTTGCACCACTTTCTGGAATAAGAGCAGCAGTTGAACGAACTACAGAGGATGGTAAACCTCTTGGAGGATGGAGACCTTTTGAAAAACTTACATTGAAAGAAGCATTGGAGTTATATACCACAGGTTCTGCTTATTCAATAGGGATGGAAAATATAATGGGAAAAATAAAAGAAGAATATTATGCTGATATAGTTGTACTCAATGAGGATATATATATAGCAGAAAATATAGACAGAATAAATATTGAAAAAATATTAGTAAATGGAAAATAA
- a CDS encoding YdbC family protein gives MEKKELKFEVLNELGTISEGSKGWKKELTRVSWNAEEPKYDIRTWDPEHKKMGKGITLTEEELRKLKELIDKEIELLDR, from the coding sequence ATGGAAAAGAAAGAATTAAAATTTGAAGTATTAAATGAATTGGGTACTATTTCAGAAGGGAGCAAAGGTTGGAAGAAAGAGCTTACTCGTGTAAGTTGGAATGCTGAAGAGCCTAAATACGATATTAGAACTTGGGATCCAGAACATAAAAAGATGGGAAAAGGTATAACATTAACTGAAGAAGAATTGAGAAAACTAAAAGAATTAATTGATAAGGAAATAGAGCTTTTAGATAGATAA